A window of Aeromicrobium sp. Root236 contains these coding sequences:
- a CDS encoding TetR/AcrR family transcriptional regulator: protein MPHHARVTKTVLRTARKTTRRQDYSSSTKRALLESATTLFTDHGYAGTSLDEVVAAARVTKGALYHHFPSKLALFESVFFRVQEATANDVEKAINASKDPWERAQIGLEKFLEVCREPQFRRICMQEGPVALGHERWAEAERASSFGIVQRTVDDLLADLGGGGELNEAFGAVFYGAIRSASEFVADAEDPDAASEHVQAAIGTILAGLRLLPSID, encoded by the coding sequence ATGCCACATCACGCACGCGTGACGAAGACCGTCCTGCGCACCGCGCGCAAGACGACGCGACGCCAGGATTACTCGTCCAGCACCAAGCGCGCCCTCCTCGAGAGCGCGACCACGTTGTTCACCGACCACGGCTACGCCGGGACCTCGCTCGACGAGGTCGTGGCCGCTGCGCGGGTCACCAAGGGCGCGCTCTACCACCACTTCCCGAGCAAGCTCGCGCTGTTCGAGAGCGTGTTCTTCCGCGTGCAGGAGGCCACCGCCAACGACGTCGAGAAGGCGATCAACGCCTCCAAGGACCCGTGGGAGCGAGCCCAGATCGGCCTCGAGAAGTTCCTCGAGGTCTGCCGCGAGCCGCAGTTCCGCCGCATCTGCATGCAGGAGGGCCCGGTCGCGCTGGGACACGAGCGGTGGGCCGAGGCCGAGCGCGCCTCCTCGTTCGGCATCGTGCAGCGCACGGTCGATGACCTGCTGGCCGACCTGGGCGGCGGGGGCGAGCTCAACGAGGCCTTCGGCGCGGTGTTCTACGGCGCGATCCGATCGGCGTCCGAGTTCGTCGCCGACGCGGAGGACCCGGATGCCGCGAGCGAGCACGTCCAGGCCGCCATCGGCACGATCCTCGCCGGTCTGCGGCTGCTTCCCTCGATCGACTGA